In the genome of Mycobacterium kansasii ATCC 12478, one region contains:
- the glp gene encoding gephyrin-like molybdotransferase Glp: MRSVEEQQARISAAAVAPRPIRVAIAEAQGLMCAEEVVTERPLPGFDQAAIDGYAVRSVDVMGVGQDLGPGATELFADDASLEGREVVTLPVMGTIEAGARTPTRLQPRQAARVQTGAPLPTLADTVLPLRWTDGGMSRVRVLRGAPSGAYVRHAGDDVQPGDVAVRAGTIIGPAQVGLLAAVGRERVLVHPRPRLSVMAVGGELVDICRTPGNGQVYDVNSYALAAAGRDAGAEVNRVGIVSNNPKELGEIVEGQLNRAELVVIAGGVGGAAAEAVRAVLSELGEMEVVRVAMHPGSVQGFGQLGRDRVPTFLLPANPVSALVVFEVMVRPLIRLSLGKRQPMRRIVQARTLSPITSVAGRKGYLRGQLMRDQDSGEYLVQALGGAAGGSSHLLATLAEANCLVVVPTGAEQIRTGEIVDVAFLAQHG, from the coding sequence GTGCGTTCTGTGGAGGAGCAGCAGGCCCGGATATCGGCCGCCGCAGTAGCCCCGAGACCGATCCGAGTCGCCATTGCCGAGGCGCAGGGTTTGATGTGCGCCGAAGAAGTGGTGACCGAGCGCCCGCTGCCCGGTTTCGACCAGGCCGCGATCGACGGCTACGCGGTGCGCAGCGTCGACGTGATGGGAGTCGGCCAAGACCTTGGCCCGGGGGCCACCGAGCTCTTTGCCGACGACGCGAGCCTCGAGGGTCGCGAGGTGGTGACCCTGCCGGTCATGGGCACCATCGAGGCCGGTGCGCGCACCCCGACGAGGCTGCAGCCACGGCAGGCGGCCCGGGTGCAGACCGGGGCCCCGCTGCCCACCTTGGCCGATACCGTGCTGCCGCTGAGGTGGACCGATGGCGGGATGTCGCGGGTGCGGGTGCTGCGCGGCGCGCCATCGGGTGCCTATGTGCGCCATGCCGGCGACGATGTGCAGCCCGGTGACGTCGCGGTGCGCGCCGGCACCATCATCGGCCCTGCGCAGGTGGGGCTGCTGGCCGCCGTGGGCCGGGAACGGGTTCTGGTGCACCCGCGTCCGCGGCTGTCGGTCATGGCCGTCGGTGGCGAGCTGGTCGACATCTGTCGGACCCCGGGCAACGGGCAGGTGTATGACGTCAACTCCTACGCCCTGGCCGCCGCCGGCCGGGATGCCGGGGCCGAGGTGAACCGGGTCGGTATCGTCAGCAACAACCCCAAGGAACTCGGCGAGATCGTCGAGGGTCAGCTCAACCGCGCGGAGCTGGTGGTGATCGCCGGCGGGGTCGGCGGCGCGGCCGCCGAAGCGGTGCGCGCGGTGCTGTCCGAACTCGGCGAGATGGAGGTCGTCCGCGTCGCGATGCATCCCGGATCTGTCCAGGGGTTCGGGCAGCTGGGGCGGGATCGGGTTCCGACGTTTCTGCTGCCGGCCAATCCGGTCAGCGCGCTGGTGGTTTTCGAGGTGATGGTCCGGCCGCTGATCCGGCTGTCGCTGGGCAAGCGACAGCCGATGCGCCGGATCGTGCAGGCCCGCACCTTGTCGCCGATTACCTCGGTGGCCGGGCGCAAGGGTTACCTGCGCGGTCAGCTGATGCGCGATCAGGACAGTGGCGAGTACCTGGTGCAGGCGCTGGGCGGGGCGGCGGGCGGATCGTCGCACCTGCTGGCCACCTTGGCCGAGGCCAACTGTCTGGTTGTGGTTCCCACCGGAGCAGAGCAGATCCGCACCGGCGAGATCGTCGACGTCGCCTTCCTGGCTCAGCACGGCTAG
- a CDS encoding RelA/SpoT domain-containing protein: MSTTIGPNEHGIEEIFQALDTLEAWRAAHARPLQAATMGLRSRVATMGCSQIEVSQRLERIPTIIDKLRREPGMNLGRMADIGGCRAVLRDVDEVRRVQSRYAGAAVTVRTRDYVEQPKSDGYRAVHVIVRYHGRLIEVQLRTQVQHEWAYTVESVTSRFGLDIKAGGGPRPVHDWFVAVSEAMALEEYGEPVAPELLRRVDTLRAAAQPYLQGVRR, translated from the coding sequence GTGAGCACCACCATCGGACCCAACGAGCACGGCATCGAGGAAATTTTTCAAGCCCTCGACACGCTTGAAGCGTGGCGCGCTGCGCATGCCCGTCCCCTTCAGGCCGCGACCATGGGCCTGCGTTCGCGGGTAGCCACGATGGGCTGCTCGCAGATCGAGGTATCACAGCGGCTAGAACGCATTCCGACGATCATCGACAAACTGCGTCGCGAACCGGGCATGAACCTCGGGCGGATGGCAGACATCGGTGGCTGTCGAGCCGTTTTGCGCGACGTCGACGAGGTGCGGCGCGTACAGTCCCGCTACGCCGGCGCCGCCGTTACCGTCAGAACCAGGGATTACGTTGAGCAGCCAAAGTCGGACGGCTATCGCGCCGTACATGTGATCGTCCGCTACCACGGTCGCCTGATCGAGGTTCAGCTGCGAACGCAGGTGCAACACGAATGGGCCTATACGGTGGAGAGCGTTACGTCGCGCTTCGGGCTCGACATCAAGGCCGGTGGCGGGCCGCGGCCGGTGCATGACTGGTTCGTAGCGGTGTCAGAAGCGATGGCGCTGGAAGAATACGGTGAGCCGGTAGCGCCGGAGCTGTTGCGGCGTGTAGATACACTGAGGGCAGCCGCCCAGCCTTACCTGCAAGGAGTACGACGATGA
- the glpR gene encoding gephyrin-like molybdotransferase receptor GlpR: MPSIPQSLLWISLVVLWLFVLVPMLISKRDAVRRTSDVALATRVLNGGASARLLKRTGPAAGHRSDPHWKPEDDWGHEPVGQAEDDAEQDTAPVHDVARDAEVADDVSRPGAVVLKAGDARAARGTEVDRPDYLDVEVVEETAGALPVGDSAQMAEPTPLSVDGRSAVDEPAVDDDTADESELDTAELFAVRAGDRERAERADDEYEYVEDSSGLEPPEDPQDDHDAPASFIPGASRRRRFDTKTAAAVSARKYAFRKRMLMAMALVLVGSAVAAFEVTPLAWWLCGTATAVTVLYLAYLRRQTRIEEKVRRRRMHRMARARVGVENAHDRDYDVVPSRLRRPGAVVLEIDDEDPIFEHLDNAVPMRHYGWSRDLPRAVGQ, encoded by the coding sequence ATGCCAAGCATCCCGCAGTCGCTCTTGTGGATATCGCTCGTGGTGCTCTGGCTGTTCGTGCTGGTACCCATGCTCATCAGCAAACGCGACGCGGTGCGGCGCACCAGCGACGTCGCCTTGGCGACCCGGGTGCTCAACGGCGGCGCCAGCGCGCGGCTGCTCAAGCGCACGGGTCCGGCTGCCGGTCATCGCAGCGACCCCCACTGGAAGCCCGAGGACGACTGGGGTCACGAGCCCGTCGGCCAGGCCGAAGACGACGCGGAGCAGGACACCGCTCCGGTCCATGACGTGGCGAGGGACGCCGAGGTTGCCGACGACGTCAGTCGCCCGGGGGCGGTCGTCTTGAAGGCTGGCGACGCGCGTGCGGCTCGCGGAACCGAGGTCGACAGGCCGGACTACCTGGACGTCGAGGTGGTCGAGGAGACCGCGGGGGCGCTTCCGGTCGGGGACAGCGCCCAAATGGCCGAGCCCACGCCGCTGTCAGTCGATGGCCGATCCGCTGTGGACGAACCCGCCGTCGACGACGACACCGCCGACGAGTCCGAACTCGACACCGCAGAACTGTTCGCCGTGCGAGCCGGCGACCGGGAACGTGCCGAGCGTGCCGATGACGAGTATGAATACGTCGAGGACTCGTCCGGTTTGGAACCGCCGGAGGATCCGCAGGACGACCATGACGCGCCGGCAAGTTTCATCCCGGGCGCCTCGCGGCGGCGCCGATTCGACACCAAGACCGCCGCCGCGGTGAGTGCGCGCAAGTACGCATTTCGCAAGCGCATGCTGATGGCGATGGCGCTGGTCCTGGTGGGGTCGGCGGTTGCGGCCTTCGAGGTGACGCCGCTGGCCTGGTGGTTGTGCGGTACCGCCACCGCGGTCACGGTGCTCTACCTGGCCTATCTTCGCCGGCAGACCCGGATCGAGGAGAAGGTGCGTCGTCGCCGGATGCACCGGATGGCGCGGGCGCGGGTCGGCGTGGAGAACGCACATGACCGCGACTACGACGTGGTGCCGTCCCGGCTGCGGCGTCCCGGCGCCGTGGTCCTGGAAATCGACGACGAGGACCCGATCTTCGAGCACCTCGACAACGCGGTGCCGATGCGGCACTACGGGTGGTCACGCGATCTGCCGCGCGCCGTCGGTCAGTAG
- a CDS encoding FmdB family zinc ribbon protein translates to MPTYSYACTECADRFDVVQAFTDEALTTCGKCSGRLRKLFNSVGVVFKGSGFYRTDSRETDKKSKSSTNGSSSSESTSSETKSSSPAEKSTSTAAPVTAAAAS, encoded by the coding sequence GTGCCGACTTACAGCTACGCGTGCACCGAGTGCGCCGACCGCTTCGACGTTGTGCAAGCCTTCACCGACGAAGCGCTGACCACTTGCGGGAAGTGCTCCGGTCGGCTGCGCAAGCTGTTCAACTCGGTTGGCGTCGTATTCAAGGGCAGCGGTTTTTACCGCACCGACAGCCGCGAGACCGACAAGAAGTCGAAGAGCTCGACCAACGGCTCGTCGTCGAGCGAGTCCACGTCGAGCGAGACCAAGTCGTCGAGCCCGGCAGAGAAGTCCACCAGCACCGCCGCGCCAGTTACCGCGGCCGCCGCGAGCTGA
- a CDS encoding UTP--glucose-1-phosphate uridylyltransferase, whose translation MSSDVPVPFTAIVPAAGLGTRFLPATKTVPKELLPVVDTPGIELVAAEAAAAGAERLVIVTSEGKDSVVAHFVEDLVLEGTLEARGKTAMLAKVRRAPELIKVESVVQSEPLGLGHAIGCVEPALAADEDAVAVLLPDDLVLPTGVLETMSKVRARLGGTVLCAIEVTPEEISAYGVFDVEPAPDAEMADVLRVKGMVEKPKAQDAPSMYAAAGRYVLDRAIFDALRRINRGTGGEVQLTDAIALLIAEGHPVHVVVHRGSRHDLGNPGGYLKAAVDFALDRDDYGPELRRWLVARLGLTEQ comes from the coding sequence ATGTCATCAGATGTTCCGGTCCCTTTCACGGCGATCGTCCCGGCAGCCGGCCTGGGCACGCGGTTTCTGCCGGCGACCAAGACGGTGCCCAAGGAGCTGTTGCCGGTGGTCGACACGCCCGGCATCGAGCTGGTGGCCGCCGAGGCGGCTGCCGCCGGTGCCGAGCGCCTGGTGATCGTCACCTCCGAGGGCAAGGACAGTGTGGTCGCCCATTTCGTCGAGGATCTGGTGCTCGAGGGAACCCTCGAGGCCCGCGGCAAGACGGCCATGCTGGCCAAGGTGCGCCGCGCTCCGGAGCTGATCAAGGTGGAGTCCGTGGTGCAGTCCGAGCCGCTGGGGCTCGGGCACGCCATCGGCTGCGTCGAGCCCGCGCTGGCGGCTGACGAGGACGCCGTCGCGGTGCTGCTGCCCGATGACCTGGTGCTGCCGACCGGGGTGCTGGAGACCATGTCGAAGGTTCGGGCCCGGCTGGGCGGCACGGTGTTGTGCGCCATCGAGGTGACGCCCGAGGAGATCAGCGCCTACGGGGTCTTCGACGTCGAACCGGCCCCGGATGCCGAGATGGCCGATGTGCTGAGGGTCAAGGGGATGGTCGAGAAGCCCAAGGCGCAGGACGCCCCGTCGATGTACGCGGCAGCCGGTCGCTATGTGCTCGACCGGGCGATCTTCGATGCGTTGCGCCGCATCAACCGCGGCACGGGCGGGGAAGTTCAGCTCACCGACGCCATTGCGCTGCTGATTGCCGAGGGCCATCCGGTGCACGTCGTCGTGCACCGGGGATCCCGACACGACTTGGGAAATCCCGGCGGCTACCTCAAGGCTGCGGTTGACTTTGCATTGGATCGTGACGATTACGGCCCGGAGTTGCGGCGATGGTTGGTGGCGCGATTGGGTCTGACCGAGCAGTAG
- a CDS encoding 5-formyltetrahydrofolate cyclo-ligase produces the protein MTSAGKAALRRRVLAARRLVADDVRATEAGLFTRHLEPLVSCHTTVCAYVPVGGEPGSIDMLMALRRCAARVLLPVARVAADKVPLPLLWGEYRPGELVRGRWGLLEPPEPWLQESAVAEADLVLVPALAVDRRGVRLGKGLGFYDRSLAGMNPHTRLIALIRDEELVDDLPQEAHDVRMTHVITPARGLIALPCGND, from the coding sequence GTGACAAGCGCGGGCAAGGCGGCGTTGCGGCGACGGGTGCTGGCCGCGCGTCGCCTGGTTGCCGACGACGTCCGCGCCACCGAGGCTGGGCTGTTCACCCGGCACCTGGAGCCGTTAGTGAGCTGTCACACCACGGTCTGCGCCTATGTGCCGGTGGGCGGCGAGCCCGGGTCGATCGACATGCTCATGGCATTGCGGCGCTGCGCGGCACGGGTGCTGTTGCCGGTGGCCCGGGTCGCCGCGGACAAGGTTCCGTTGCCGCTGTTGTGGGGGGAGTACCGCCCCGGCGAGCTGGTGCGGGGCCGGTGGGGATTACTGGAGCCGCCCGAACCGTGGCTTCAGGAATCGGCTGTAGCCGAGGCCGACCTGGTACTCGTGCCGGCGCTGGCCGTCGACCGCCGGGGTGTGCGGCTGGGCAAGGGACTTGGTTTCTACGACCGCTCTCTGGCTGGGATGAACCCGCACACACGGCTGATTGCGCTGATCCGCGACGAGGAATTGGTCGACGACCTGCCGCAGGAAGCACACGACGTGCGAATGACACACGTCATCACACCCGCACGCGGATTGATCGCGCTCCCGTGTGGGAATGACTGA
- a CDS encoding GNAT family N-acetyltransferase: protein MNLLRSSYRHPGWPMNVGPLRVRAGVIRLRPVRMRDGAQWSRVRQADRAHLEPWEPSAEGDWALRHSVAAWPAVCSGLRSEARRGRMLPYVIELDGKFCGQLTIGNVTHGALRSAWIGYWVPSTHTGGGVATGALALGLDHCFGRVGLHRVEATVRPENAASRAVLAKVGFREEGLLRRYLEVDSAWRDHLLVAITIEEVDGSVVSRLIRAGRAGLP, encoded by the coding sequence GTGAACCTGTTGCGCTCGAGTTACCGGCATCCCGGGTGGCCGATGAACGTCGGGCCGCTGCGGGTCAGGGCCGGAGTGATCCGGTTGCGACCGGTCCGGATGCGCGACGGCGCGCAGTGGAGCCGGGTGCGGCAGGCCGATCGTGCACACCTGGAGCCGTGGGAGCCCAGCGCGGAAGGTGACTGGGCGCTTCGGCATTCGGTTGCCGCGTGGCCGGCGGTCTGTTCGGGTCTGCGTTCTGAGGCGCGCAGGGGCCGCATGCTGCCCTACGTCATCGAGCTCGACGGGAAGTTCTGCGGTCAATTGACCATTGGCAACGTCACTCACGGAGCGCTGCGATCGGCGTGGATCGGCTACTGGGTACCGAGCACGCATACCGGTGGTGGGGTGGCCACCGGAGCCTTGGCGCTGGGCCTCGACCACTGCTTTGGCCGGGTGGGACTGCATCGGGTGGAGGCCACCGTCCGTCCGGAGAATGCCGCGAGCCGTGCCGTTTTGGCAAAGGTCGGCTTTCGCGAAGAGGGGTTGTTGCGCCGTTACCTCGAGGTCGACTCGGCGTGGCGCGACCACCTGCTGGTGGCGATCACCATCGAGGAGGTCGACGGGTCGGTGGTGTCGAGGCTGATCCGCGCGGGGCGGGCCGGTTTGCCCTGA